In a genomic window of Balaenoptera ricei isolate mBalRic1 chromosome 3, mBalRic1.hap2, whole genome shotgun sequence:
- the MATR3 gene encoding matrin-3 isoform X2: MSKSFQQSSLGRDSQGHGRDLSAAGIGLLAAATQSLSMPASLGRMNQGTARLASLMNLGMSSSLNQQGAHSALSSASTSSHNLQSIFNIGSRGPLPLSSQHRGDADQASNILASFGLSARDLDELSRYPEDKITPENLPQILLQLKRRRTEEGPTLSYGRDGRSATREPPYRVPRDDWEEKRHFRRDSFDDRGPSLNPVLDYDHGSRSQESGYYDRMDYEDDRLRDGERCRDDSFFGETSHNYHKFDSEYERMGRGPGPLQERSLFEKKRGAPPSSNIEDFHGLLPKGYPHLCSICDLPVHSNKEWSQHINGASHSRRCQLLLEIYPEWNPDNDTGHTMGDPFMLQQSTNPAPGILGPPPPSFHLGGPAVGPRGNLGAGNGNLQGPRHMQKGRVETSRVVHIMDFQRGKNLRYQLLQLVEPFGVISNHLILNKINEAFIEMATTEDAQAAVDYYTTTPALVFGKPVRVHLSQKYKRIKKPEGKPDQKFDQKQELGRVIHLSNLPHSGYSDSAVLKLAEPYGKIKNYILMRMKSQAFIEMETREDAMAMVDHCLKKALWFQGRCVKVDLSEKYKKLVLRIPNRGIDLLKKDKSRKRSYSPDGKESPSDKKSKTDGSQKTESTTEGKEQEEKSGEDGEKDTKDDQAEQEPNMLLESEDELLVDEEEAAALLESGSSVGDETDLANLGDVASDGKKEPSDKVVKKDANASASATAKKKLKKRRFPGSMEGFVTLDEVGDEEDSELQKLRKSGMAFKSGDKNDDGLVEIKVDKIEELDQENEAALENGIKNEENTEPGAESAENADDPNKDTSENADGQSDENKEDYTIPDEYRIGPYQPNVPVGIDYVIPKTGFYCKLCSLFYTNEEVAKNTHCSSLPHYQKLKKFLNKLAEERRQKKEA; encoded by the exons ATGTCCAAGTCATTCCAGCAGTCATCTCTCGGTAGGGACTCGCAGGGTCATGGGCGTGACCTGTCTGCAGCAGGAATAGGCCTTCTTGCTGCTGCTACCCAGTCTTTAAGTATGCCAGCATCTCTTGGAAGGATGAACCAGGGTACTGCACGCCTTGCTAGTTTAATGAATCTTGGAATGAGTTCTTCATTGAATCAACAAGGAGCTCATAGTGCACTGTCTTCTGCTAGTACTTCTTCCCATAATTTGCAGTCTATATTTAACATTGGAAGTAGAGGTCCACTCCCTTTGTCTTCTCAACACCGTGGAGATGCAGACCAGGCCAGTAACATTTTGGCCAGCTTTGGTCTGTCTGCTAGAGACTTAGATGAACTGAGTCGTTATCCAGAGGACAAGATTActcctgagaacttgccccaaatcCTTCTACAGCTTAAAAGAAGGAGAACTGAAGAAGGCCCTACATTGAGTTATGGTAGAGATGGCAGATCTGCTACACGGGAGCCACCATACAGAGTACCTAGGGACGATTGGGAAGAAAAGAGGCACTTTAGAAGAGATAGTTTTGATGATCGTGGTCCTAGTCTCAACCCAGTGCTTGATTATGACCATGGAAGTCGTTCTCAAGAATCTGGTTATTATGACAGAATGGATTATGAAGATGACAGATTAAGAGATGGAGAAAGGTGTAGGGATGATTCTTTTTTTGGTGAGACCTCGCATAACTATCATAAATTTGACAGTGAGTATGAGAGAATGGGACGTGGTCCTGGCCCCTTACAAGAGAGATCTCTCTTTGAGAAAAAGAGGGGCGCTCCTCCAAGTAGCAATATTGAAGACTTCCATGGACTCTTACCGAAGGGTTATCCCCATCTGTGCTCTATATGTGATTTGCCAGTTCATTCTAATAAG GAGTGGAGTCAACATATCAATGGAGCAAGTCACAGTCGTCGATGCCAGCTTCTTCTTGAAAT CTACCCAGAATGGAATCCTGACAATGATACAGGACACACAAT GGGTGATCCATTCATGTTGCAGCAATCTACAAACCCAGCACCAGGAATTCTGGGACCTCCGCCTCCCTCATTTCATCTTGGGGGACCAGCAGTTGGACCAAGAGGAAATCTGG GTGCTGGAAATGGAAACCTGCAAGGACCAAGACACATGCAAAAGGGCAGAGTG GAAACTAGCCGAGTTGTTCACATCATGGATTTCCAGCGAGGGAAAAACTTGAGATATCAACTATTACAGCTGGTGGAACCATTTGGAGTTATTTCAAATCATCtgattctaaataaaattaatgag gcATTTATTGAAATGGCAACCACAGAAGATGCTCAGGCTGCAGTGGATTATTATACAACCACACCAGCATTAGTATTTGGCAAGCCAGTGAGAGTTCATTTATCCCAGAAGTATAAAAGAATAAAG aaaCCTGAAGGGAAACCAGACCAGAAGTTTGATCAAAAACAAGAGCTTGGACGTGTGATACATCTCAGCAATTTACCTCATTCTGGCTATTCTGACAGTGCTGTCCTCAAGCTTGCTGAGCCTTATGGGAAAATTAAGAATTATATACTGATGAGGATGAAAAGTCAG gccttTATTGAGATGGAGACCAGAGAAGATGCAATGGCAATGGTTGACCACTGTTTGAAAAAGGCCCTTTGGTTTCAAGGGAGATGTGTAAAAGTTGACCtgtctgaaaaatacaaaaaattggtACTCAGG aTTCCCAACAGAGGCATTGACTTACTGAAAAAAGATAAGTCCCG GAAAAGATCTTACTCTCCAGATGGCAAAGAATCTCCAAGTGATAAGAAATCCAAAACTGATGGTTCCCAGAAGACTGAAAGTACAACCGAAGGTaaagaacaagaagagaaatCAGGAGAAGATGGTGAAAAAGATACAAAGGATGACCAGGCAGAACAAGAACCTAACATGCTTCTTGAATCTGAAGATGAGCTACTTGTAGATGAAGAAGAAGCAGCAGCACTGCTAGAAAGTGGCAGTTCAGTGGGAGATGAGACAGATCTTGCTAATTTAGGGGATGTGGCATCTGATGGGAAAAAGGAACCTTCAGACAAAGTTGTGAAAAAAGATGCAAATGCGAGTGCTTCAGCAACTGCGAAGAAAAAGCTTAAAAAG CGTCGTTTCCCAGGGAGTATGGAAGGTTTTGTCACTCTAGATGAGGTTGGTGATGAGGAAGATTCGGAACTTCAGAAACTTCGTAAATCGGGCATGGCATTTAAATCTGGTGACAAAAATGATGATGGTTTGGTTGAAATTAAGGTGGACAAGATCGAGGAACTTGACCAAGAAAATGAAGCAGCGTtggaaaatggaattaaaaatgaggaaaatacagaACCAGGTGCTGAATCTGCTGAGAATGCTGATGATCCCAACAAAGATACAAGTGAAAACGCAGATGGCCAAAGTGATGAAAACAAGGAGGACTATACAATCCCAGATGAGTATAGAATTGGACCATATCAGCCCAATGTTCCTGTTG GTATAGACTATGTGATACCTAAAACAGGGTTTTACTGTAAGCTGTGTTCACTCTTTTATACAAATGAAGAAGTTGCAAAGAATACTCATTGCAGCAGCCTTCCTCATTATCAGAAATTAAAG aaatttcTGAATAAATTGGCAGAAGAACGCAGGCAGAAGAAGGAAGCTTAA
- the MATR3 gene encoding matrin-3 isoform X1, producing the protein MSKSFQQSSLGRDSQGHGRDLSAAGIGLLAAATQSLSMPASLGRMNQGTARLASLMNLGMSSSLNQQGAHSALSSASTSSHNLQSIFNIGSRGPLPLSSQHRGDADQASNILASFGLSARDLDELSRYPEDKITPENLPQILLQLKRRRTEEGPTLSYGRDGRSATREPPYRVPRDDWEEKRHFRRDSFDDRGPSLNPVLDYDHGSRSQESGYYDRMDYEDDRLRDGERCRDDSFFGETSHNYHKFDSEYERMGRGPGPLQERSLFEKKRGAPPSSNIEDFHGLLPKGYPHLCSICDLPVHSNKSKKTPYLVQEEWSQHINGASHSRRCQLLLEIYPEWNPDNDTGHTMGDPFMLQQSTNPAPGILGPPPPSFHLGGPAVGPRGNLGAGNGNLQGPRHMQKGRVETSRVVHIMDFQRGKNLRYQLLQLVEPFGVISNHLILNKINEAFIEMATTEDAQAAVDYYTTTPALVFGKPVRVHLSQKYKRIKKPEGKPDQKFDQKQELGRVIHLSNLPHSGYSDSAVLKLAEPYGKIKNYILMRMKSQAFIEMETREDAMAMVDHCLKKALWFQGRCVKVDLSEKYKKLVLRIPNRGIDLLKKDKSRKRSYSPDGKESPSDKKSKTDGSQKTESTTEGKEQEEKSGEDGEKDTKDDQAEQEPNMLLESEDELLVDEEEAAALLESGSSVGDETDLANLGDVASDGKKEPSDKVVKKDANASASATAKKKLKKRRFPGSMEGFVTLDEVGDEEDSELQKLRKSGMAFKSGDKNDDGLVEIKVDKIEELDQENEAALENGIKNEENTEPGAESAENADDPNKDTSENADGQSDENKEDYTIPDEYRIGPYQPNVPVGIDYVIPKTGFYCKLCSLFYTNEEVAKNTHCSSLPHYQKLKKFLNKLAEERRQKKEA; encoded by the exons ATGTCCAAGTCATTCCAGCAGTCATCTCTCGGTAGGGACTCGCAGGGTCATGGGCGTGACCTGTCTGCAGCAGGAATAGGCCTTCTTGCTGCTGCTACCCAGTCTTTAAGTATGCCAGCATCTCTTGGAAGGATGAACCAGGGTACTGCACGCCTTGCTAGTTTAATGAATCTTGGAATGAGTTCTTCATTGAATCAACAAGGAGCTCATAGTGCACTGTCTTCTGCTAGTACTTCTTCCCATAATTTGCAGTCTATATTTAACATTGGAAGTAGAGGTCCACTCCCTTTGTCTTCTCAACACCGTGGAGATGCAGACCAGGCCAGTAACATTTTGGCCAGCTTTGGTCTGTCTGCTAGAGACTTAGATGAACTGAGTCGTTATCCAGAGGACAAGATTActcctgagaacttgccccaaatcCTTCTACAGCTTAAAAGAAGGAGAACTGAAGAAGGCCCTACATTGAGTTATGGTAGAGATGGCAGATCTGCTACACGGGAGCCACCATACAGAGTACCTAGGGACGATTGGGAAGAAAAGAGGCACTTTAGAAGAGATAGTTTTGATGATCGTGGTCCTAGTCTCAACCCAGTGCTTGATTATGACCATGGAAGTCGTTCTCAAGAATCTGGTTATTATGACAGAATGGATTATGAAGATGACAGATTAAGAGATGGAGAAAGGTGTAGGGATGATTCTTTTTTTGGTGAGACCTCGCATAACTATCATAAATTTGACAGTGAGTATGAGAGAATGGGACGTGGTCCTGGCCCCTTACAAGAGAGATCTCTCTTTGAGAAAAAGAGGGGCGCTCCTCCAAGTAGCAATATTGAAGACTTCCATGGACTCTTACCGAAGGGTTATCCCCATCTGTGCTCTATATGTGATTTGCCAGTTCATTCTAATAAG AGTAAGAAGACACCTTACCTAGTGCAAGAG GAGTGGAGTCAACATATCAATGGAGCAAGTCACAGTCGTCGATGCCAGCTTCTTCTTGAAAT CTACCCAGAATGGAATCCTGACAATGATACAGGACACACAAT GGGTGATCCATTCATGTTGCAGCAATCTACAAACCCAGCACCAGGAATTCTGGGACCTCCGCCTCCCTCATTTCATCTTGGGGGACCAGCAGTTGGACCAAGAGGAAATCTGG GTGCTGGAAATGGAAACCTGCAAGGACCAAGACACATGCAAAAGGGCAGAGTG GAAACTAGCCGAGTTGTTCACATCATGGATTTCCAGCGAGGGAAAAACTTGAGATATCAACTATTACAGCTGGTGGAACCATTTGGAGTTATTTCAAATCATCtgattctaaataaaattaatgag gcATTTATTGAAATGGCAACCACAGAAGATGCTCAGGCTGCAGTGGATTATTATACAACCACACCAGCATTAGTATTTGGCAAGCCAGTGAGAGTTCATTTATCCCAGAAGTATAAAAGAATAAAG aaaCCTGAAGGGAAACCAGACCAGAAGTTTGATCAAAAACAAGAGCTTGGACGTGTGATACATCTCAGCAATTTACCTCATTCTGGCTATTCTGACAGTGCTGTCCTCAAGCTTGCTGAGCCTTATGGGAAAATTAAGAATTATATACTGATGAGGATGAAAAGTCAG gccttTATTGAGATGGAGACCAGAGAAGATGCAATGGCAATGGTTGACCACTGTTTGAAAAAGGCCCTTTGGTTTCAAGGGAGATGTGTAAAAGTTGACCtgtctgaaaaatacaaaaaattggtACTCAGG aTTCCCAACAGAGGCATTGACTTACTGAAAAAAGATAAGTCCCG GAAAAGATCTTACTCTCCAGATGGCAAAGAATCTCCAAGTGATAAGAAATCCAAAACTGATGGTTCCCAGAAGACTGAAAGTACAACCGAAGGTaaagaacaagaagagaaatCAGGAGAAGATGGTGAAAAAGATACAAAGGATGACCAGGCAGAACAAGAACCTAACATGCTTCTTGAATCTGAAGATGAGCTACTTGTAGATGAAGAAGAAGCAGCAGCACTGCTAGAAAGTGGCAGTTCAGTGGGAGATGAGACAGATCTTGCTAATTTAGGGGATGTGGCATCTGATGGGAAAAAGGAACCTTCAGACAAAGTTGTGAAAAAAGATGCAAATGCGAGTGCTTCAGCAACTGCGAAGAAAAAGCTTAAAAAG CGTCGTTTCCCAGGGAGTATGGAAGGTTTTGTCACTCTAGATGAGGTTGGTGATGAGGAAGATTCGGAACTTCAGAAACTTCGTAAATCGGGCATGGCATTTAAATCTGGTGACAAAAATGATGATGGTTTGGTTGAAATTAAGGTGGACAAGATCGAGGAACTTGACCAAGAAAATGAAGCAGCGTtggaaaatggaattaaaaatgaggaaaatacagaACCAGGTGCTGAATCTGCTGAGAATGCTGATGATCCCAACAAAGATACAAGTGAAAACGCAGATGGCCAAAGTGATGAAAACAAGGAGGACTATACAATCCCAGATGAGTATAGAATTGGACCATATCAGCCCAATGTTCCTGTTG GTATAGACTATGTGATACCTAAAACAGGGTTTTACTGTAAGCTGTGTTCACTCTTTTATACAAATGAAGAAGTTGCAAAGAATACTCATTGCAGCAGCCTTCCTCATTATCAGAAATTAAAG aaatttcTGAATAAATTGGCAGAAGAACGCAGGCAGAAGAAGGAAGCTTAA
- the MATR3 gene encoding matrin-3 isoform X4: MSKSFQQSSLGRDSQGHGRDLSAAGIGLLAAATQSLSMPASLGRMNQGTARLASLMNLGMSSSLNQQGAHSALSSASTSSHNLQSIFNIGSRGPLPLSSQHRGDADQASNILASFGLSARDLDELSRYPEDKITPENLPQILLQLKRRRTEEGPTLSYGRDGRSATREPPYRVPRDDWEEKRHFRRDSFDDRGPSLNPVLDYDHGSRSQESGYYDRMDYEDDRLRDGERCRDDSFFGETSHNYHKFDSEYERMGRGPGPLQERSLFEKKRGAPPSSNIEDFHGLLPKGYPHLCSICDLPVHSNKEWSQHINGASHSRRCQLLLEIYPEWNPDNDTGHTMGDPFMLQQSTNPAPGILGPPPPSFHLGGPAVGPRGNLGAGNGNLQGPRHMQKGRVETSRVVHIMDFQRGKNLRYQLLQLVEPFGVISNHLILNKINEAFIEMATTEDAQAAVDYYTTTPALVFGKPVRVHLSQKYKRIKKPEGKPDQKFDQKQELGRVIHLSNLPHSGYSDSAVLKLAEPYGKIKNYILMRMKSQAFIEMETREDAMAMVDHCLKKALWFQGRCVKVDLSEKYKKLVLRIPNRGIDLLKKDKSRKRSYSPDGKESPSDKKSKTDGSQKTESTTEGKEQEEKSGEDGEKDTKDDQAEQEPNMLLESEDELLVDEEEAAALLESGSSVGDETDLANLGDVASDGKKEPSDKVVKKDANASASATAKKKLKKVDKIEELDQENEAALENGIKNEENTEPGAESAENADDPNKDTSENADGQSDENKEDYTIPDEYRIGPYQPNVPVGIDYVIPKTGFYCKLCSLFYTNEEVAKNTHCSSLPHYQKLKKFLNKLAEERRQKKEA, translated from the exons ATGTCCAAGTCATTCCAGCAGTCATCTCTCGGTAGGGACTCGCAGGGTCATGGGCGTGACCTGTCTGCAGCAGGAATAGGCCTTCTTGCTGCTGCTACCCAGTCTTTAAGTATGCCAGCATCTCTTGGAAGGATGAACCAGGGTACTGCACGCCTTGCTAGTTTAATGAATCTTGGAATGAGTTCTTCATTGAATCAACAAGGAGCTCATAGTGCACTGTCTTCTGCTAGTACTTCTTCCCATAATTTGCAGTCTATATTTAACATTGGAAGTAGAGGTCCACTCCCTTTGTCTTCTCAACACCGTGGAGATGCAGACCAGGCCAGTAACATTTTGGCCAGCTTTGGTCTGTCTGCTAGAGACTTAGATGAACTGAGTCGTTATCCAGAGGACAAGATTActcctgagaacttgccccaaatcCTTCTACAGCTTAAAAGAAGGAGAACTGAAGAAGGCCCTACATTGAGTTATGGTAGAGATGGCAGATCTGCTACACGGGAGCCACCATACAGAGTACCTAGGGACGATTGGGAAGAAAAGAGGCACTTTAGAAGAGATAGTTTTGATGATCGTGGTCCTAGTCTCAACCCAGTGCTTGATTATGACCATGGAAGTCGTTCTCAAGAATCTGGTTATTATGACAGAATGGATTATGAAGATGACAGATTAAGAGATGGAGAAAGGTGTAGGGATGATTCTTTTTTTGGTGAGACCTCGCATAACTATCATAAATTTGACAGTGAGTATGAGAGAATGGGACGTGGTCCTGGCCCCTTACAAGAGAGATCTCTCTTTGAGAAAAAGAGGGGCGCTCCTCCAAGTAGCAATATTGAAGACTTCCATGGACTCTTACCGAAGGGTTATCCCCATCTGTGCTCTATATGTGATTTGCCAGTTCATTCTAATAAG GAGTGGAGTCAACATATCAATGGAGCAAGTCACAGTCGTCGATGCCAGCTTCTTCTTGAAAT CTACCCAGAATGGAATCCTGACAATGATACAGGACACACAAT GGGTGATCCATTCATGTTGCAGCAATCTACAAACCCAGCACCAGGAATTCTGGGACCTCCGCCTCCCTCATTTCATCTTGGGGGACCAGCAGTTGGACCAAGAGGAAATCTGG GTGCTGGAAATGGAAACCTGCAAGGACCAAGACACATGCAAAAGGGCAGAGTG GAAACTAGCCGAGTTGTTCACATCATGGATTTCCAGCGAGGGAAAAACTTGAGATATCAACTATTACAGCTGGTGGAACCATTTGGAGTTATTTCAAATCATCtgattctaaataaaattaatgag gcATTTATTGAAATGGCAACCACAGAAGATGCTCAGGCTGCAGTGGATTATTATACAACCACACCAGCATTAGTATTTGGCAAGCCAGTGAGAGTTCATTTATCCCAGAAGTATAAAAGAATAAAG aaaCCTGAAGGGAAACCAGACCAGAAGTTTGATCAAAAACAAGAGCTTGGACGTGTGATACATCTCAGCAATTTACCTCATTCTGGCTATTCTGACAGTGCTGTCCTCAAGCTTGCTGAGCCTTATGGGAAAATTAAGAATTATATACTGATGAGGATGAAAAGTCAG gccttTATTGAGATGGAGACCAGAGAAGATGCAATGGCAATGGTTGACCACTGTTTGAAAAAGGCCCTTTGGTTTCAAGGGAGATGTGTAAAAGTTGACCtgtctgaaaaatacaaaaaattggtACTCAGG aTTCCCAACAGAGGCATTGACTTACTGAAAAAAGATAAGTCCCG GAAAAGATCTTACTCTCCAGATGGCAAAGAATCTCCAAGTGATAAGAAATCCAAAACTGATGGTTCCCAGAAGACTGAAAGTACAACCGAAGGTaaagaacaagaagagaaatCAGGAGAAGATGGTGAAAAAGATACAAAGGATGACCAGGCAGAACAAGAACCTAACATGCTTCTTGAATCTGAAGATGAGCTACTTGTAGATGAAGAAGAAGCAGCAGCACTGCTAGAAAGTGGCAGTTCAGTGGGAGATGAGACAGATCTTGCTAATTTAGGGGATGTGGCATCTGATGGGAAAAAGGAACCTTCAGACAAAGTTGTGAAAAAAGATGCAAATGCGAGTGCTTCAGCAACTGCGAAGAAAAAGCTTAAAAAG GTGGACAAGATCGAGGAACTTGACCAAGAAAATGAAGCAGCGTtggaaaatggaattaaaaatgaggaaaatacagaACCAGGTGCTGAATCTGCTGAGAATGCTGATGATCCCAACAAAGATACAAGTGAAAACGCAGATGGCCAAAGTGATGAAAACAAGGAGGACTATACAATCCCAGATGAGTATAGAATTGGACCATATCAGCCCAATGTTCCTGTTG GTATAGACTATGTGATACCTAAAACAGGGTTTTACTGTAAGCTGTGTTCACTCTTTTATACAAATGAAGAAGTTGCAAAGAATACTCATTGCAGCAGCCTTCCTCATTATCAGAAATTAAAG aaatttcTGAATAAATTGGCAGAAGAACGCAGGCAGAAGAAGGAAGCTTAA
- the MATR3 gene encoding matrin-3 isoform X3: protein MSKSFQQSSLGRDSQGHGRDLSAAGIGLLAAATQSLSMPASLGRMNQGTARLASLMNLGMSSSLNQQGAHSALSSASTSSHNLQSIFNIGSRGPLPLSSQHRGDADQASNILASFGLSARDLDELSRYPEDKITPENLPQILLQLKRRRTEEGPTLSYGRDGRSATREPPYRVPRDDWEEKRHFRRDSFDDRGPSLNPVLDYDHGSRSQESGYYDRMDYEDDRLRDGERCRDDSFFGETSHNYHKFDSEYERMGRGPGPLQERSLFEKKRGAPPSSNIEDFHGLLPKGYPHLCSICDLPVHSNKSKKTPYLVQEEWSQHINGASHSRRCQLLLEIYPEWNPDNDTGHTMGDPFMLQQSTNPAPGILGPPPPSFHLGGPAVGPRGNLGAGNGNLQGPRHMQKGRVETSRVVHIMDFQRGKNLRYQLLQLVEPFGVISNHLILNKINEAFIEMATTEDAQAAVDYYTTTPALVFGKPVRVHLSQKYKRIKKPEGKPDQKFDQKQELGRVIHLSNLPHSGYSDSAVLKLAEPYGKIKNYILMRMKSQAFIEMETREDAMAMVDHCLKKALWFQGRCVKVDLSEKYKKLVLRIPNRGIDLLKKDKSRKRSYSPDGKESPSDKKSKTDGSQKTESTTEGKEQEEKSGEDGEKDTKDDQAEQEPNMLLESEDELLVDEEEAAALLESGSSVGDETDLANLGDVASDGKKEPSDKVVKKDANASASATAKKKLKKVDKIEELDQENEAALENGIKNEENTEPGAESAENADDPNKDTSENADGQSDENKEDYTIPDEYRIGPYQPNVPVGIDYVIPKTGFYCKLCSLFYTNEEVAKNTHCSSLPHYQKLKKFLNKLAEERRQKKEA, encoded by the exons ATGTCCAAGTCATTCCAGCAGTCATCTCTCGGTAGGGACTCGCAGGGTCATGGGCGTGACCTGTCTGCAGCAGGAATAGGCCTTCTTGCTGCTGCTACCCAGTCTTTAAGTATGCCAGCATCTCTTGGAAGGATGAACCAGGGTACTGCACGCCTTGCTAGTTTAATGAATCTTGGAATGAGTTCTTCATTGAATCAACAAGGAGCTCATAGTGCACTGTCTTCTGCTAGTACTTCTTCCCATAATTTGCAGTCTATATTTAACATTGGAAGTAGAGGTCCACTCCCTTTGTCTTCTCAACACCGTGGAGATGCAGACCAGGCCAGTAACATTTTGGCCAGCTTTGGTCTGTCTGCTAGAGACTTAGATGAACTGAGTCGTTATCCAGAGGACAAGATTActcctgagaacttgccccaaatcCTTCTACAGCTTAAAAGAAGGAGAACTGAAGAAGGCCCTACATTGAGTTATGGTAGAGATGGCAGATCTGCTACACGGGAGCCACCATACAGAGTACCTAGGGACGATTGGGAAGAAAAGAGGCACTTTAGAAGAGATAGTTTTGATGATCGTGGTCCTAGTCTCAACCCAGTGCTTGATTATGACCATGGAAGTCGTTCTCAAGAATCTGGTTATTATGACAGAATGGATTATGAAGATGACAGATTAAGAGATGGAGAAAGGTGTAGGGATGATTCTTTTTTTGGTGAGACCTCGCATAACTATCATAAATTTGACAGTGAGTATGAGAGAATGGGACGTGGTCCTGGCCCCTTACAAGAGAGATCTCTCTTTGAGAAAAAGAGGGGCGCTCCTCCAAGTAGCAATATTGAAGACTTCCATGGACTCTTACCGAAGGGTTATCCCCATCTGTGCTCTATATGTGATTTGCCAGTTCATTCTAATAAG AGTAAGAAGACACCTTACCTAGTGCAAGAG GAGTGGAGTCAACATATCAATGGAGCAAGTCACAGTCGTCGATGCCAGCTTCTTCTTGAAAT CTACCCAGAATGGAATCCTGACAATGATACAGGACACACAAT GGGTGATCCATTCATGTTGCAGCAATCTACAAACCCAGCACCAGGAATTCTGGGACCTCCGCCTCCCTCATTTCATCTTGGGGGACCAGCAGTTGGACCAAGAGGAAATCTGG GTGCTGGAAATGGAAACCTGCAAGGACCAAGACACATGCAAAAGGGCAGAGTG GAAACTAGCCGAGTTGTTCACATCATGGATTTCCAGCGAGGGAAAAACTTGAGATATCAACTATTACAGCTGGTGGAACCATTTGGAGTTATTTCAAATCATCtgattctaaataaaattaatgag gcATTTATTGAAATGGCAACCACAGAAGATGCTCAGGCTGCAGTGGATTATTATACAACCACACCAGCATTAGTATTTGGCAAGCCAGTGAGAGTTCATTTATCCCAGAAGTATAAAAGAATAAAG aaaCCTGAAGGGAAACCAGACCAGAAGTTTGATCAAAAACAAGAGCTTGGACGTGTGATACATCTCAGCAATTTACCTCATTCTGGCTATTCTGACAGTGCTGTCCTCAAGCTTGCTGAGCCTTATGGGAAAATTAAGAATTATATACTGATGAGGATGAAAAGTCAG gccttTATTGAGATGGAGACCAGAGAAGATGCAATGGCAATGGTTGACCACTGTTTGAAAAAGGCCCTTTGGTTTCAAGGGAGATGTGTAAAAGTTGACCtgtctgaaaaatacaaaaaattggtACTCAGG aTTCCCAACAGAGGCATTGACTTACTGAAAAAAGATAAGTCCCG GAAAAGATCTTACTCTCCAGATGGCAAAGAATCTCCAAGTGATAAGAAATCCAAAACTGATGGTTCCCAGAAGACTGAAAGTACAACCGAAGGTaaagaacaagaagagaaatCAGGAGAAGATGGTGAAAAAGATACAAAGGATGACCAGGCAGAACAAGAACCTAACATGCTTCTTGAATCTGAAGATGAGCTACTTGTAGATGAAGAAGAAGCAGCAGCACTGCTAGAAAGTGGCAGTTCAGTGGGAGATGAGACAGATCTTGCTAATTTAGGGGATGTGGCATCTGATGGGAAAAAGGAACCTTCAGACAAAGTTGTGAAAAAAGATGCAAATGCGAGTGCTTCAGCAACTGCGAAGAAAAAGCTTAAAAAG GTGGACAAGATCGAGGAACTTGACCAAGAAAATGAAGCAGCGTtggaaaatggaattaaaaatgaggaaaatacagaACCAGGTGCTGAATCTGCTGAGAATGCTGATGATCCCAACAAAGATACAAGTGAAAACGCAGATGGCCAAAGTGATGAAAACAAGGAGGACTATACAATCCCAGATGAGTATAGAATTGGACCATATCAGCCCAATGTTCCTGTTG GTATAGACTATGTGATACCTAAAACAGGGTTTTACTGTAAGCTGTGTTCACTCTTTTATACAAATGAAGAAGTTGCAAAGAATACTCATTGCAGCAGCCTTCCTCATTATCAGAAATTAAAG aaatttcTGAATAAATTGGCAGAAGAACGCAGGCAGAAGAAGGAAGCTTAA